TAAGTCAAACTCAATCGATCAATAATAACAAAAAATCATCTAAAAAGGTATCTAGATTTCAAATTTATTTAGTTTCCATAATAAATTTCCCTGGAAAAAGAAAAAACCCCTAAAAACTCGTCTCCCGCCATACTACCACCATAAACAAACCATCTAAAGTTTATGTAAGTATTATGTTTTGTATTAGAATATGATCGTTGATAATTTTGGGGCTGCATCTAAAGGGATTTGTTTCTTTTCTTCGTCTTCACCTGTCCAAATTTCTTCGTCGTCATATAATCTGATCCTCATCCTTGTCTCTCCTTTCTTCAGGTATGTTTTGCTTTTCATTGTTCCAAAGGGTTTTTCTCATAGATTGATATGTTCGGCTTATGTATTCATCGTAGTTATTGGCGAGTTTTTTTTTGATCCATTTTGTGTTTATGGTTTTGCATCTCTGTTTTTAACTTTTGAGTTAAGTGAATCCCAGGTAAGAAGATAGAGCTTCGAACATCTGAGAAGGGGCAGGACGAAACGCAAGTCCATTTAAATCCGGTCAAGCTGAGGTACTATCAAATTTATCATATTCCATAAAACTGCAACTTTTGAAATAAAAATAGTTGCAATTTTGATGGGAATTACTTACAGATCATTGGCATGGTTTGTGCAGGGGCAGGAGCAGGGACAAATGCACTGACTGCATTTAAATTTGATGAAGCTAAGTACTATCAGATTgcatattataagttagattaaaTTTAAATTCAAAAGTGGCTGACTATATTTAAGAATGCTTTGTACTTGATGAGCAAATAAGAATGCTTTGTAGTTGAAGAACATGGCCATTTTTTAGGTAacataaaactgaaaaaaaaactgATTTGCTAAAAAATAGCTTCTACATATTTTGTGACTTCTCTTACTTTGAAAAACCATCCACATTTAtgagttgttttaaaacaccatattaaattttttattttaacaacATAAGCATTCCATATATAAAATCTATTTATAATAAACAAagtaaataacataataaaatagCTTCTACTCTTTAATGCAGGCAGAGGACATGCGACTCGAGATCTTTTGGACAATTTGGTCATTTGAAGGGCAGTTACTCGCAGGTGAGTACCTCATAAATGTTGATGTCACTCCTTAATTtcataataataaataacaataataataataaatattaataataataataaaaaatttaataataataataataaataataataataataataaataataacaataataaaaaataagaataataataaataatttcataataataaataataataataaataacaataataataataaatttttttaataataataataaataataataataataataataaataataataataataaataataataataataataaataattaaataataataataataataataataataattaaataataaaaaatgataataataataataataattaaataataaaaaaatgataataataataaaaataaaaataaaaataaaaaaagtaggCTGCTACTACTAAACTCTTTTAGCATAAAAGCAGAAAACATAATTCAATGACATGGTTCGAACTTACGTTGAGAAGGTATATTATAATGACTGTTTTGTAAAAACAACTATGTGAATGGTATCTTCAGGAGACTGTACATTGCAAAAATAACATATGTTAACATTAAACTACAAATAACTAATGTAAAATAATAGATTTAACCTTGACTTGCAGGTTAGACGTTACATCATTTAGTGCCTTTTCGACTACAACTGGTGACTACACAAAGAAATATGAATTAGAAAGTAAGGTATGTATTAATTGCAGATTAAAATGGATTACAAAGTACCTTGTCTGATCTGAATTGGTTGCTGTTGATTATTTCAGCACTATTTTGAAACTTCTGCAGTTAACATAAATTtagtatttataaaaaaacaaaggCCAATTGAAATAATTATGTTAACCTGCTTCATTTGCATGCCACAGTTTCCAGCATGTTGTTCATCATTCATAACTAAAGGCTTTGGTGGTGACTGGTTCATGCTTGCTGTTTTCAAAAAAGAAAAATGCGAAATGATTCAGTAAGTCTCCTCGTTATATAGACTAATGGGCTGTTTCCTGTTTTTTTACAAAATATTATCTGAGAACATGACAAATATTAACAATGCTATAATAGGAATAAAAAAATGTAATCTAAAATTGGTTATAAAAATTGTACTTACCTAAGCCGATTCATATGTAGGTTTACACATTATCGGGCAAACGATGGAAGGAGGAAGAGGAGAGCAAAGATGGAAGGACCCCATGGATGCAACctgaaaggaaaaaaaaaagaaatatgaaaggtGGAGTTGAGAAACAGCCGCAATTCATGGGTAGGTATGAAGCTTACTTTAACATCCTTATCCTTTGTTGCATCTTGAATAGATGAATGTGCTGCTCCATGTCCACCGATTATAATATCCCCAATTAGGTTTAATTAGTTGTAGTTTTTTATGGTCAGTATTGAATATATATAAACATAGATATAACTGCTTATTTGCTAAAAATTAGGAAGGTGGAGAACATGGGTCATTTATTTAGGGTAACTAAAAACTGAATAAAAAACAGTGTATCGACAACATTACCCAAATTTATAGGAGCAGAAAAACTGGACAGAAAAAAATGGGTAGTGGACAGAAAAACTGCTCAAACGTTCAGTTAAATATATGCCAAAAAAATGGATTTAACTGCTGTTCGGTTCAGTTATGTAGGAACATGGACAGAAAAACTGCTCAAACGTGGGATGGTGCTGCTCAGAACTGCTGTTGTTCGGTTCAGTTATGTAGGAACATGGACAGAAACTGCTCAAACGTGGATGGTGCTGCTCAGAACTGATGTCAACAGCGGTTAAAATGAAGAGTTTATACGGTCCAGATTTAATCTCAGCATGATCGAACGGATGATATTGATTTTAAAGGTAACCGTcacttaatgggttccatatatatatataatttccaTGATGACTACTCTGTTGGGTCTGGCGGGTATGGTATAGTGTACAAAGCTGAACTCGATGTTTTGGATGTTCAAAGTTTGTAATCAATGGAAGGAAAGTTTAAAGATGAGCTTCCCAAGATAAAAAAAGTTGTAGCTATAAAACGTATTTTACATAGAGAAGACGAGCAAGGTAAACAAGGGTTTAATTCAGAAATTAAGTTGCTTACTAGTTGTAAGCATCCGAATATAGTGTCTCTTCTTGGCTTTTCtaaagaagatgatgaaatgATTCTTGTTTATGAGTTTGCTTTTACGgtgtgttcccgagttaaaaatccctccccttccctcccctcccctcccctcccctccatgtctttccaaattggaaagactattttcaggcaaaaaaaaccccattttccctcccctccccctgttaagtggatctctggaacaccattttccctcccctcccctcccctccccctgttaagtaGATCTCTGGAACACAGCGTTAAAGGAAGCCTTAGTGATTATATAGGAAGAAATTCTAAAACGGTTAGTCTTACGTGGGCACAGAGAGTACAAATTTGCATTGATATTGCAAATGGAATTAATTACATTCACACTGACATGGAGGGAAAACCTAGGATAATACATCGAGATATAAAAAGTGAGAACATTTTGTTAGATGAAAATTTGAATGCAAAGGTTGCTGACTTTGGGCTCTCCACATTCCATCGTATGAGGCAACAAGCTAGCACTATCTATACACAAAATATCGCTGGGACATTGGTTTATGTGGATCCAGAATATTTAAAAACGGGCAAGTATAAAAGGGAATCTGATATTTACTCATTTGTAGTATTATTTGAGGTCCTATCCGGAAGTAGGGCCTATGACCCCATTTACATTGCCAAAAATGAGACAGGCCTTGCACATATTGCAAGACGGTGCTTCAACGAGGGAACGTTAAAGGAAATGATAGATCCGAAAATGATCAAAGAAGATGTTGATTGCAATTTTACTTTAAATAGAGGACCCAATCAAACTTCTTTCAACGCATTTTCAGAAGTTGCATATCGATGTTTGGCGGAAACTCAAGCCAAGCGTCCAACAATGGAAGTCGTCATCAAGGAACTTCAAAAGGCATTAGAATTGCAAGTAAGTCGATGTTTGATAAAATTACAATATTTTCTTCATATTCTCGGTTGGAGTTATATCTCTTAAGTTTAAGATTCATAAAGCACAAACTTGAATATCAAATGTACAAAACACACAAAATATATGAATTTATATCTCATACCTTtataccatgattttttttttttttttttttttgtagaattaATGTTTTAATAACTATGAGTCTATGATAACTACAATACAATTTCAATATCTAAACATGTAAAGATACTTATTTGTTTGCAGTTTTCGAAAATATACTGTGTATTTATAGGGAGTCTTCAAAGCAACTTTGTAATGCCATTTGTTTTTTAGATATGAATTGCAAAAGTATAAGTCAAATTGGTAGTTGTGCTTAGTTCAGATAATTTCAAGGAACGAGGTGGTGTTTAACCAGAAAGTTGGTAGTCCGCATGATATCTTCGGGGAGATAAAATCTAGAGGTTATGCTTGGTTTAAAAGTAGATATCCATGTAATTATATCATATGGACGGAGTGGTGTAAATTCCctttgtatatgttgtaatttttgtttgccctttgcccgtttgggtcgggggtGCTGTTGTTTGTTTGGCCTTTTGCCCGATTGGGTCGGaggtgttttaatgaagttttcttttcaaaaaaaaaaaaaaaaaaggtaagcGGAAAAGCGGATTTATGTGTATAATCAGTAAGTGGCAGTGATAAGATCAGAGCCTATTAATGTGAGGCTGCATTTTATAAGTGATATAAATTGAAAGGTGATTCATGTTGAAACGGTTGACTTTGAGGAGAATGCAGCTTCTATGTTGACAAAGGTCTTACCTAGTCCAAGATTTTAAAATGTTTAAACTTACTGAATGAGTGAATGTGGATGTTTGAGTAAGTTTTGGATTTGAATATGCAATAAGGTAAAGATTGTTAAATAAGTCAATATAAGTCAAATAGGTAGTAGTGGGACTGAAAACACTAAAGTACTTAGTTCTGATAATTAGGGAGCTAGGTGTCAAATAGGTAGTAGTGGGACTGAAAACATCAACTTTATCATCCATTCATTACCAATTCCTATTTTTTTAACCATATTTTCATCATATACTGttactagtagggtgcccgcgcgatgcggcgggggcgacactttgcattgcaaaactcgtttctggtagttttcttattcgtatactatttatgataacattattgtggtggatatatgtcataagtttacacatatgtaaaagttttgtttttttataaaaaataataaccaaaagacaaaaaatattgttttttttgtataaaaattaataatcaaaagacaaaaaataaaagataagttgttataattgtaaagtttgtttattttattggttaaattataaagtataattttattctttaaaattcataactttttataaatatccacatagtactcatccaataaactttaagtttaaaattttcgtttttataaaaataaaaaatagtatttgactcgtaagtacgttttagaggtttaacttaaattgttaaatttcgggtttttacaaatataaaaaatttatatttttataagatttcataaactgtttttataaaaaataggatgacaagagtttatatctttattaactttatatcatactaagttcaaatttttagttcctaactaatcttatctatatgagtctacttttaactaataatccctaaaaatatgcaacacaatctactactatgtatctagtcaagttggtaaataattattttagaactgaataatattatctataacaatatagttaaacttataattcctaaaagtTTGGAACCCAGTTTAGaatttatctagtaaagattgtaaatttctgaagtactttatttatattacttgttataaaatgtttataaaataattatttttttattaactttatatcatagtaagttcagttttttagtttagctttaaagtttattactttattactttttaattaaaaaatgcaaattattagattaatatccaagaataactgcaataattatttttttttattagttgacttataattcctaaaattttgggatATAGTTTACTATCTATCTACTAATCcgtaaattagtattaaataattcctaaaattttggaacatagtttatcttctatctactaaatatcaaagttttgttttgttataaaaattaataataaataaagtatagagaaactgttttaaacatgtaaagattcgtttgttaataaaaaatactaaacaaatgacaaaaaataaaaaataagttgctatcgttataaagtaagtttattttgttggtgaaatgataaagtttataattttattgtttaaagtccataacttttttaaatatccacatcatactcatccaataaattttaattttaaaattttcgtttttgaaaaagtaaaaagtaaaaaatagtaGGTGACTTGTAGGTACGTTTTAAACACCTTTAACTAatgttaaatttcatttttataaatatttaaaaaatcatatttttctaaaacagtttttataaaaaaaataggatgtaaaagtttatatctttattaactttatctttttatttaagaaatacaaattattcgaaaaatctataatattatataattattttttcatatctcgtgtcgtccaacagttttttttttttataaaaggcACTAACGGATATATACGAAATCCTCGTGAAACATGACTGTTAAATTGAATAAGTTTAGTGTGCTTTGTAAATACAATCTTGAATTTACTCCAAACCAAGTGGTAGTTTTCATGTTTTGGCCATTCTTGGTAATCGAATTTATCTCTTTGGAAATGATCAAGTACGAACATGTAAATTATATAATACGAACATGATTAAGTACTAAAGTATATTAGTTCAATCGAGATGTAAATTATAAGTGCaataaaataacacaaaacataaacttcaaatataaaataaactttattattCATGGGATAGTCTATATCAAACaaaaacaactgaaaatgaaaaaaacataaaaacacttggTATATTTCATCTAAAATCTCTACTTTTTTGATCCGTTTTTCTTGTTTGTGCTCGAATCAGCAGTATCATCTAATTCATCTTCTTTCTCATCGTCCTCAGAATCATCTAAATTTGTAACCTCGATCCATTTCCATTCAGAGAGTCTCTTAGATCTTTTCTTTTGATTCTCATACTTCCGAtccttaaaaaacaaaaatttaataaaaaagttaaaaaatgattaaataaatttaaaaaaagaacaaatattcaataaaaaaaatttaaaaaagattaaataaattttaaaattaccTCTTCACTAAATTGAGGTTGAAGCGTAGACTTGTATGGACTgaacattgcaccataagaaataatttcaacactattatcaccatcatcctacAATAAAACACCAAATAATAACATAACGAACTTGTTAATATGAAAGACTATAAGCGAAAATGTTACTTAAAAACTAACAAAAGCTTGTTCGACAACTGAGGTGTTTAAATTGGTGTgttgaatctgaaaaatcaaataagttagtattcatataaaagtaaataaaagaaaacaattattcattaTTGCGATATAACCAAACTTATCATAGAACCGACCTTAGATTTTTCAATATCGCATGCTTGTTTTTTCGCATCAAGTGAATTCAGAACTGGCTTCATATTTTAAATCTGTTTAGCAATAGAAATGTAGAATTGTGAGTGTttgctatgtatttatagtagtccattagggtttagttttagattGGTCATCcatttatttaggaagtttgttgtgagttttaagtttttaaaataagATGCACATATCCTGTTTAGTTTGTTGTGGCATGTTTaataggaagtttgttgtgagttttaTCTATGCTTACTATATTACACATGCCACAACAAACTGACTCTGTACAAGTAAAATTAGGGAATATTTTAGTTTATTAATGccattcaaaataaaaaaattgggtAAAAAACAAATGTTAATGTACGGTAGCTAGGTAATGGTCAAAGCTGGCTTGGGTAAAAAACAAATGTTGGCTTTAATCAATTGTACATTTACGCATCGGCTATTTGTACTTTATGAACGCACGGCGAAACTAAAAAAAACAACTATCGAAACGTTTAAAAAAATGTGCCGATCGTCATGGTACCTtcggatttttttaaaacattacggGTTGTAAGATATCGCAGGAATACATTAAAGAATTAAAGAGGGGGGGAGTGTAACTAATTACCCATAATTATTATGTTAAATGTCAAGGATTTAAATGTAATAGATTGAGGGACTAAAcaataattatggtttaaaagaccactttaccctcattctaggggtttatttataaataataggGGAAGAAGTTCTTAACTTTTGGGAATCCTTCCCTCAtgattataatatagtatagatacacacatatacacacacatgcaTATAAAACAGGTTCGCAACGTAAAAAAATGTACAAATGATTGTTTTCCTTCTGATTGCACAATTTTTAAatttcatcatcatcgtcatccttACCCACATGTACAACTCTCATTCATTCTAACCCATAATGTTGTGAAATCATAATCTCCTTCACATCCTATAGTATAAGGGTTCGTGATGTAATTAGTTAATAGTTAGTTTATATTAGAATTAGATAAGTTATAAAGTACAAgggccaaaaatggaaaaatgaAAGTTAATAACCTACGTATCAAAGGAGGCGATGTATCAGAATGGTTGTGACGTTACAAACAGGCGCAACAAAGAAAGGCATGGTCACGTATAAAGAAGGGCATGGTCATGTCGATTGGAAGGCAAGGTCACGTCTATTTGGAAGCAAGGGCACGTCTATTCAACAAGAGTCACGACTCTTCACAATGGACGGCAATCAAGAAACATCAAGAGACACGACTGTTCGCGAGGAAACACGTCTATTAGATCGCACCTTttagattagtataaataggatTAGATATTTCAATTGTAAACATTCTCATACATTCACAATTTGTATTCATTCAGAAATCAAGGTTAGTTTATGTTTATTCGTTCATTGTGATATTCATTGTTCTTTAAGATTCTgggcaacagtggtatcagagcatagggCTCAAATTCGTTTCGGGAAGACGATCATCAGGCGGGTGGTTGAATTCCCTAACAATTCTGATCACGCAGGAGGCGTTGATTGGGTTGTTCTTGTTAAGTTTTAACACCAATCGCATCAAGCGGGTACGGTTGTTGTTCGTTCGTTAATCGGTCATCAGGAGGGTGTTCGATTTTTGATCCGATCATCACTGAGGGTGTTTGGAttctgagttttttttttttttttttaattcaaatcACGGCAAGAGGCTACGGTTCGAGTTAAGAAGACGGAAGCAAATCTGAGAAATTTGTATTCCGGTTTGAAGAAGCAATCGCAAATCTGAGAAGTTTGGGTTGTTTGAAGACGGAAGCAAATCTGAGAAGTTTGTATTCTGGTTTGAAGAAGCAATCGCAAATCTGAGAAGTTTGGGTTGTTTGAAATTTGCAAAAGACACAAAATCTGAGAAGTTTTGTGATATCAAAGCATAAAGAGGGTGTTCGGTTGAGAAGGTTAGTCGCAAATCAAGCGGGTTTGGGGCTGATTTTTGGTTTGTGTTTAGAGAGTCGCGAATCAAGCAGGAAGAAAAAAAACGCAGCCAAGAGGGTTGTTAAGAAAAGTCAGAAAACCGAGCGGAGAATCACGATAAGAGGAGTCGGTCGGTTCGCAAATTCTAGGTTCTACGTTCTATTTTTCTAGAATTTATATAAGGTTTAGAAATTGGTTTGATTCCACGTTAGAAAGTTAGTGTGAATTTTTTGGAATCATAGACTTCGGTTTTAGGAGAAAACCAAAGTTTAGAAAGTGAAAATTGTTGGAAAAGAAATTATGACGGATTCAGGAGGAGCCTCTCCGTCAAACGCGGTAGTGATTAAAGATGGTAGTTCGTTCTCCCAGTTTCAGTGTCCTATCTTAAAGTCTACAAACTATACGATATGGGCAATCCGTATAAAAACCATTTTGAGGGCAAACGGATTCTGGGAAATGATAGAAACAAAAGAAAATACGCAAGCGGATGAAAAAAAGGATATGATGGCGACCGCTTATTTATATCAAGCACTACCGGAAGATATGATAATACAAGTTGCAAGTTGCAAGAGTGCAAAAGAAATTTGGGATGCATTAAAGACTAGGCACGTCGGTGCAAATCGAGTGCAAAAGGCACGTCTTCAAACgctcaaaacagagtttgagatgtTAAAAATGAAGGAGGAAGACACTATCGATTCGTTCACTGCAAGACTAAATAGTATTGTCACGAGGGCAAGTGGTCTTGGATCAACTTTTGATCAACCAACTTTAGTACGGAAACTTCTGAGTTCTGTACCAAAAAGGTTCGTTCAAATTGTTGCAACCATTGAACAATTCGCTGATTTGGAAACAACGACGCTAGACGAGACAATTGGAAGATTGAAGGCCTATGAAGAAAGGACTGGTTTGATGGATGAAAACCCGGTATGTAATCAAGAGAAACTTATGTATGCGCGACGCGACAAGAACTATGGTCGTGGAAGGCGTTTTGGGAACAATGGACAAGGAAGGTTCAATTCATTGCAAGACAAGTGGCGTGATGGAAAGTTCAAACAAGaagaaaaagatgatgaagattcATCACATGATGCTTACAAGAGTAGAAGCAACCTAAAGAAGTTTGGGAAGGATTTAAGCAAGATTAAATGCTATAATTGCCAAAAGTTTGGTCATTATGCCTCAGATTGTCCTGAATCAAATCAAAGAGGAGAAGAAACAAATCTGGTGCAGGAAGACGAGGAACCAACTCTCTTAATGGTAATCAAAGAAGACTGCAATGATTTACTACAACAAGCT
Above is a window of Helianthus annuus cultivar XRQ/B chromosome 14, HanXRQr2.0-SUNRISE, whole genome shotgun sequence DNA encoding:
- the LOC110908713 gene encoding probable receptor-like protein kinase At2g23200; this encodes MEGKFKDELPKIKKVVAIKRILHREDEQGKQGFNSEIKLLTSCKHPNIVSLLGFSKEDDEMILVYEFAFTVCSRVKNPSPSLPSPPLPSMSFQIGKTIFRQKKPHFPSPPPVKWISGTPFSLPSPPLPLLSRSLEHSVKGSLSDYIGRNSKTVSLTWAQRVQICIDIANGINYIHTDMEGKPRIIHRDIKSENILLDENLNAKVADFGLSTFHRMRQQASTIYTQNIAGTLVYVDPEYLKTGKYKRESDIYSFVVLFEVLSGSRAYDPIYIAKNETGLAHIARRCFNEGTLKEMIDPKMIKEDVDCNFTLNRGPNQTSFNAFSEVAYRCLAETQAKRPTMEVVIKELQKALELQFSKIYCVFIGSLQSNFVMPFVF